In Synechococcus sp. Nb3U1, one DNA window encodes the following:
- the recO gene encoding DNA repair protein RecO, whose translation MSGRTYRVTGINLKGIPLGESDRIITILTREQGLIRAVAKGSRKQPSKLGGRMEQFVINDLLIARGRWPAQTDASQRLQRIAQAETLQSFPRLSRSLAHLTAAQYLAEVTLILALSDQTQDDLFVLLVEHLERLEQAPDPQVVLPLLTHGLYHLLALAGFAPQVQACHYCRGELAGDVFFSPKSGGMVCEPCRVAQRPNPISLVSAVVLGALGSLPNPTLPVLEDALPLAAWLGTERLLRRILEHHAEREIRSAGLLASCYAVALSEESVPLSNGQGSPDVGMALPEVFAGQNGGNLKKL comes from the coding sequence ATGAGTGGGCGCACCTATCGAGTGACCGGCATCAACTTAAAAGGGATCCCACTGGGAGAGTCGGATCGGATCATCACCATTCTGACCCGGGAGCAGGGGTTAATTCGGGCCGTGGCCAAGGGATCCCGCAAACAGCCTTCCAAACTGGGGGGGCGAATGGAACAGTTTGTAATCAACGATCTGCTCATTGCCCGCGGACGTTGGCCGGCCCAAACGGATGCTTCCCAACGGCTACAACGCATTGCCCAAGCCGAAACCCTACAGAGTTTCCCCCGCCTCAGCCGCAGCTTGGCCCATCTGACGGCAGCCCAGTATCTGGCGGAGGTGACTTTAATTTTGGCCCTGTCAGATCAAACCCAAGACGATCTATTCGTGCTGCTGGTGGAACATCTGGAGCGTTTGGAACAGGCCCCTGACCCTCAAGTTGTCTTGCCTCTGCTCACCCACGGGTTGTATCATCTGCTGGCTTTGGCGGGGTTTGCCCCCCAGGTTCAAGCTTGCCACTACTGTCGGGGGGAGCTAGCAGGCGATGTTTTTTTTAGCCCCAAGTCGGGAGGTATGGTCTGTGAGCCCTGTCGGGTGGCACAACGACCTAACCCCATCTCTTTGGTCTCAGCTGTGGTTCTAGGGGCGCTAGGATCCCTTCCCAACCCCACATTGCCTGTCTTGGAAGATGCCCTGCCTTTGGCAGCTTGGTTAGGGACAGAGCGTCTGTTGCGGCGCATTTTGGAGCACCATGCCGAACGGGAAATCCGCTCCGCCGGACTGTTGGCCAGTTGTTATGCCGTTGCCCTTTCTGAAGAGTCAGTCCCCCTTTCAAACGGCCAGGGATCCCCTGATGTGGGGATGGCGCTGCCTGAGGTTTTTGCTGGACAAAACGGCGGCAATCTGAAGAAGTTGTGA
- the rpaB gene encoding response regulator transcription factor RpaB encodes MEVQRKERILVVDDEASIRRILETRLSMIGYDVVTASDGEEALDAFHKQDPDLVVLDVMMPKLDGYGVCQELRKESDIPIIMLTALGDVADRITGLELGADDYVVKPFSPKELEARIRSVLRRVARAAHEGIPSSGVIQVGDIRIDTNKRQVYKRDDRIRLTGMEFSLLELLVSRSGEAFSRSEILQEVWGYTPERHVDTRVVDVHISRLRAKLEDDPSNPELILTARGTGYLFQRIIQGDE; translated from the coding sequence GTGGAAGTACAGCGTAAAGAACGGATTCTCGTGGTCGATGATGAGGCCAGTATTCGCCGCATTCTGGAAACCCGTCTTTCCATGATTGGGTATGACGTGGTTACGGCCTCAGATGGAGAAGAAGCGCTGGATGCCTTTCACAAACAGGATCCGGATTTGGTAGTACTGGATGTAATGATGCCGAAGCTGGATGGGTACGGGGTTTGTCAGGAGCTGCGCAAAGAGTCGGACATTCCGATCATCATGCTGACTGCCTTGGGGGATGTGGCGGATCGGATCACAGGGTTGGAGCTGGGGGCCGATGATTATGTGGTCAAGCCCTTTTCGCCCAAAGAGTTAGAAGCACGCATCCGTTCGGTGCTGCGGCGGGTGGCACGGGCAGCCCATGAGGGGATCCCCAGTTCTGGGGTGATCCAGGTGGGGGATATCCGTATTGATACCAACAAGCGCCAAGTCTATAAGCGGGACGATCGTATTCGTCTGACGGGCATGGAGTTCAGCTTGCTGGAATTGTTGGTCAGCCGGTCGGGTGAGGCATTTTCTCGCTCGGAAATTTTGCAAGAGGTGTGGGGCTATACCCCTGAGCGCCATGTGGATACCCGCGTCGTGGATGTGCATATTTCTCGGCTGCGGGCAAAACTAGAAGATGACCCGAGCAATCCAGAATTGATCCTGACAGCACGAGGTACGGGCTATCTGTTTCAGCGCATCATTCAAGGGGATGAGTAG
- a CDS encoding tetratricopeptide repeat protein: MPRGFGLGKNVGKSKNQSGGQGSPSAPIPPADALALARQYQESGQLGAALRLCQQVIRAHPDRFEAQALLGSLYLEIGDPRQALTHLQLALHGCGDWIPAWRELGKIWMMLGNLEEAVRAYEQGLAVAPQDGELLSGLGSGLLAQGNLPQAIAVLERAVETQPPPVYALASLGNALLLNGQLPQAETYFRQALALKPAEGRILVNLSHCLHLQDRLEEAADYLKQAIPLLPGDPQPHNNLGTVLQEQNQLQAAIECYRHSLRLAPNLAETHWNLGTALLTLGHYAEGWQEYEWRLRQRGANYPTFAQPLWRGSPLGQRTLLIHAEQGLGDTIQFVRYLPLLAQAHPEAQIRLRCQKSLVELLKSHFQSRHLQVFSEQDPLPPFDCHVPLLSLPQRLGTTLETIPNRIPYLFNLSPGISPVTSWMEEWIEGLPEPSQQIFPKVGLVWASGRRADPELNRIQRLKSCPVEQMLSQLQLPGIRWVSLQVGEDLGKIGSLLEQHRVLEVGSRFRSFVDTAAAVAQLDLVISVDTAVAHLAGAMGKPVWVLLPFAADWRWLLERPDSPWYPNVMRLFRQAAPGDWTGVLEQVRVSLRSWLEGIPVTE; this comes from the coding sequence GTGCCGCGCGGCTTTGGGCTTGGGAAAAATGTTGGAAAGAGCAAAAACCAGTCTGGGGGGCAGGGATCCCCTTCAGCTCCCATTCCCCCTGCAGATGCGTTGGCCTTGGCCCGTCAATATCAGGAATCGGGACAGTTGGGTGCCGCCCTGCGCCTCTGCCAGCAGGTGATCCGCGCCCATCCTGACCGGTTTGAAGCCCAGGCTTTGCTGGGATCCCTCTATCTCGAAATAGGGGATCCCCGGCAAGCCCTGACCCACCTGCAACTGGCCTTGCATGGATGTGGAGATTGGATCCCGGCTTGGCGAGAGTTGGGCAAGATCTGGATGATGCTGGGCAATCTGGAGGAAGCGGTGCGGGCCTATGAGCAAGGGTTGGCTGTGGCCCCACAGGATGGGGAGTTACTCTCGGGCTTGGGCAGTGGTTTACTGGCGCAAGGAAACCTTCCGCAAGCGATTGCGGTGTTGGAACGAGCGGTAGAAACCCAGCCTCCTCCGGTTTATGCCTTGGCCAGTTTGGGCAATGCCCTGCTGTTGAACGGTCAACTTCCCCAAGCTGAAACGTACTTTCGCCAAGCCCTGGCCCTGAAACCCGCAGAGGGACGGATCCTGGTGAATCTCAGCCACTGCCTCCATCTCCAGGATCGCCTTGAGGAGGCCGCCGATTATCTGAAGCAGGCGATACCGTTGTTGCCAGGGGATCCTCAGCCTCACAACAATCTGGGCACGGTTTTGCAGGAGCAGAACCAGCTCCAGGCTGCTATCGAGTGCTACCGGCACAGTTTACGCTTAGCCCCCAACCTGGCGGAAACCCACTGGAACCTGGGTACGGCTTTGCTCACGTTGGGCCATTACGCCGAGGGTTGGCAAGAGTATGAGTGGCGATTGCGACAGCGGGGGGCAAACTATCCCACTTTTGCCCAGCCCCTCTGGAGGGGATCCCCCCTAGGTCAGAGAACCCTGCTGATCCATGCTGAGCAGGGACTGGGGGATACGATTCAGTTTGTGCGCTATCTGCCTTTGCTGGCTCAGGCCCATCCCGAAGCTCAAATCCGGCTGCGCTGCCAGAAATCTTTGGTAGAACTCCTGAAGAGCCATTTCCAGAGCCGCCACCTCCAGGTATTCTCAGAACAGGATCCCTTGCCACCCTTCGACTGCCATGTTCCTCTGCTCAGCTTGCCCCAGCGGCTGGGAACAACGCTAGAAACCATTCCGAACCGGATCCCCTATCTCTTCAATCTTAGCCCAGGTATCTCACCGGTCACCTCATGGATGGAAGAGTGGATCGAAGGCCTCCCAGAGCCTTCCCAGCAGATCTTTCCAAAAGTGGGCTTAGTGTGGGCCAGTGGCCGGCGGGCGGATCCGGAGCTGAACCGCATTCAACGGCTGAAAAGTTGCCCAGTTGAACAGATGCTTTCCCAGCTTCAACTCCCCGGGATCCGGTGGGTGAGTCTGCAGGTGGGGGAAGATCTAGGCAAGATCGGATCCCTGTTGGAGCAGCATCGGGTGCTGGAGGTGGGATCCCGTTTTCGCAGTTTTGTCGATACAGCAGCAGCAGTAGCCCAGTTGGATTTGGTGATCAGCGTCGATACGGCGGTGGCGCATTTGGCCGGAGCGATGGGCAAGCCTGTGTGGGTGTTGCTTCCGTTTGCTGCCGATTGGCGTTGGTTGCTGGAACGACCGGATAGCCCCTGGTACCCAAACGTGATGCGCCTCTTCCGACAAGCAGCACCGGGAGATTGGACTGGGGTATTGGAGCAAGTGCGAGTGTCTCTCCGGAGTTGGCTAGAAGGGATCCCTGTCACCGAGTAG
- the deoC gene encoding deoxyribose-phosphate aldolase — MLSLEPKDAVDGSINLAEYIDHTLLLPMLTPEQFDQGCEVALRYRFPSLCIPPCYVPLAVERLHGSPVQVSTVVGFPMGTATAEVKLYEAQLAVEQGCQELDVRINLAWLKAGELDRLHAEIAQLVEETGVCVKAILETALLTQEEKKLAGEVCIDAGVAFLMTSTGWMGGATVADVQLLWQLSQGKVAIKASGGIRTVAQAEAMIEAGANRLGTSWGLDLMQELHAKGSARA, encoded by the coding sequence ATGCTCTCATTGGAGCCGAAGGACGCTGTGGATGGCTCGATCAACTTGGCGGAATATATTGACCACACCCTGCTGTTGCCGATGCTCACCCCAGAGCAGTTCGATCAAGGATGTGAAGTGGCTCTGCGCTATCGTTTCCCCAGCCTCTGCATCCCTCCCTGCTATGTGCCTCTGGCCGTGGAACGCCTGCACGGATCCCCGGTACAGGTCAGCACGGTGGTCGGGTTTCCCATGGGCACGGCGACGGCAGAGGTCAAGCTCTACGAGGCTCAATTGGCGGTGGAACAGGGCTGCCAAGAGCTGGATGTGCGCATCAACTTGGCCTGGCTCAAAGCAGGAGAACTGGATCGCCTCCATGCCGAGATCGCCCAACTGGTGGAAGAGACGGGAGTCTGTGTAAAAGCGATCTTGGAAACCGCCCTGCTCACGCAAGAAGAGAAAAAATTAGCTGGGGAAGTGTGCATTGATGCCGGAGTGGCCTTTTTGATGACCTCAACCGGCTGGATGGGGGGAGCCACGGTGGCCGATGTGCAACTACTGTGGCAACTGAGCCAAGGGAAAGTAGCGATCAAGGCATCGGGAGGAATTCGGACGGTGGCCCAGGCAGAGGCGATGATCGAGGCAGGAGCTAACCGCCTTGGCACCTCTTGGGGTTTGGATCTGATGCAAGAACTCCACGCCAAAGGATCGGCTAGAGCATGA
- a CDS encoding aromatic ring-hydroxylating dioxygenase subunit alpha, which yields MLVTQQPVLKRFWYPVIPVSHFQKGQTGGQPSRPQPFELLGQRIVLWLDQAGTPAAVEDRCCHRTAQLSKGCVVEGTIQCPYHGWQFDGSGACVQVPQLRTDERIPGSYRVKAFQAQIRYDYVWVCLHDQPLQPIPDFPEAEDPRFRVIHHFYQRFPCSGLRMMENLLDNAHFSIVHTQTFGDTSNPIPPQMELEELEWGLRARTAIPATNPPLQQKNLGIFEEKTVRYTDATWFMPFVHRGRITYPNGLIAVLFMAATPINDRESQLVHFWIRSDREEDIPAAGIIEFNRMVVQEDEAILQTTDWDTPLSIEAEQHLAADKPGILMRRKLAALLKAHGETEQRRKA from the coding sequence ATGCTGGTCACCCAACAACCTGTCCTGAAGCGATTTTGGTATCCCGTCATCCCAGTGAGCCACTTCCAAAAGGGGCAGACTGGGGGTCAGCCCTCGCGGCCACAACCCTTTGAGTTGCTGGGGCAGCGCATTGTGCTCTGGTTGGATCAGGCGGGAACCCCTGCTGCAGTGGAGGATCGCTGTTGCCACCGCACGGCGCAACTCTCTAAAGGCTGTGTGGTGGAAGGGACGATTCAGTGCCCCTATCACGGTTGGCAATTCGATGGCTCAGGGGCCTGTGTCCAGGTGCCTCAGTTGCGAACGGACGAGCGGATCCCGGGCAGCTATAGAGTGAAAGCCTTCCAAGCCCAAATTCGCTACGACTACGTTTGGGTGTGCCTGCATGATCAACCTTTGCAGCCGATTCCAGATTTTCCTGAAGCCGAGGATCCCAGGTTTCGGGTGATCCACCACTTCTACCAACGTTTTCCGTGCAGCGGCCTACGCATGATGGAAAATCTCTTGGACAACGCCCACTTCAGCATCGTCCACACCCAAACCTTCGGAGACACCAGCAACCCCATCCCACCCCAGATGGAGCTAGAAGAGCTGGAATGGGGTTTACGGGCCCGCACCGCCATACCCGCCACCAACCCACCCTTACAACAGAAAAATCTGGGCATTTTCGAGGAGAAAACCGTTCGTTATACCGATGCCACCTGGTTTATGCCGTTTGTGCATCGAGGCCGCATTACCTATCCCAATGGGTTAATTGCGGTGCTGTTTATGGCGGCTACCCCCATCAACGACCGCGAGTCTCAGTTGGTGCATTTCTGGATTCGCAGCGACCGCGAAGAAGATATTCCTGCCGCAGGGATCATCGAGTTCAACCGCATGGTGGTTCAAGAAGACGAGGCCATCCTGCAAACCACCGATTGGGATACCCCCCTCAGTATCGAAGCCGAACAACATCTGGCTGCCGATAAGCCCGGGATCCTGATGCGGCGCAAATTGGCTGCCCTACTCAAGGCCCACGGAGAGACGGAGCAAAGGCGCAAAGCCTAA
- the hemE gene encoding uroporphyrinogen decarboxylase codes for MSHSPVMPSPTLSTASDGDGLGASPQSRLLRAARGEVLDRPPVWMMRQAGRYMAVYRELQSKYTFKQRCEIPELAIEISLQPFRAFAPDGVIMFSDILTPLEGMGIPFELVEHQGPVIDPPIRSQAQIDQIRVLEPEESLPFIKTILKTLRQEVEGKATLLGFVGSPWTLACYAVEGRSSKDYAHIKSLAFTQPELLHQLLSKLADSIARYVVYQIECGAQVVQLFDTWAGQLSPVDYERWALPYQKQIVDHVKALYPQVPLVLYINGSAALLERVGRAGIDIFSLDWMSDMAEARARLGSLAVQGNLDPMVLLGSPQLIRQRTLEVIQKAGPQGHIMNLGHGIHQTTPEASVHHFFETVRHSPELLKAL; via the coding sequence ATGTCGCACTCACCCGTTATGCCCAGCCCCACCCTTTCTACGGCCAGCGATGGCGACGGACTAGGAGCCAGTCCGCAGAGTCGTTTGCTGCGGGCAGCTCGGGGAGAAGTGTTGGATCGCCCTCCGGTGTGGATGATGCGGCAGGCGGGTCGCTACATGGCCGTTTATCGGGAGTTGCAGAGCAAATACACCTTTAAGCAGCGCTGTGAGATCCCAGAGCTGGCCATTGAGATCTCGTTGCAACCGTTTCGAGCTTTTGCCCCCGATGGGGTGATCATGTTCAGCGATATCCTCACCCCCCTCGAAGGGATGGGGATCCCGTTCGAATTGGTGGAGCACCAAGGGCCGGTGATTGACCCGCCCATTCGCTCACAAGCACAAATTGACCAGATTCGGGTGTTGGAGCCGGAGGAAAGCCTGCCCTTCATCAAAACCATTTTGAAGACGCTACGGCAAGAGGTCGAAGGGAAAGCCACCCTGTTGGGGTTTGTCGGATCCCCGTGGACGCTGGCCTGCTATGCCGTCGAGGGGCGCAGCTCCAAAGATTACGCCCATATCAAGAGCTTGGCCTTTACGCAGCCGGAGCTGTTGCATCAACTGCTCAGCAAGCTGGCGGATAGCATTGCCCGTTACGTTGTTTACCAGATCGAGTGCGGCGCGCAGGTGGTGCAGTTGTTCGATACCTGGGCCGGGCAACTCAGCCCCGTCGACTACGAGCGTTGGGCTTTGCCTTACCAGAAGCAAATTGTGGATCACGTGAAAGCCCTATATCCGCAGGTGCCGCTGGTGCTCTACATCAATGGCAGTGCTGCGTTGCTAGAACGGGTGGGTCGAGCTGGGATCGACATTTTCAGCCTTGACTGGATGAGCGATATGGCCGAGGCACGGGCCCGCTTGGGATCCCTGGCCGTACAGGGTAATCTTGACCCGATGGTGTTGCTGGGATCCCCGCAGTTGATTCGCCAACGGACTCTAGAGGTCATTCAAAAAGCTGGCCCTCAGGGCCACATTATGAACCTCGGCCATGGCATTCACCAAACCACCCCAGAAGCCAGTGTGCATCATTTCTTCGAAACGGTGCGCCACTCGCCAGAGCTGTTGAAAGCCCTTTGA
- a CDS encoding DUF2811 domain-containing protein: protein MSSPNVSILSEIPEELHDTLKGYLSRHPDWDQDRVVTAALSLFLLQNGDTDRRAARIYLDSLFRRS from the coding sequence ATGAGTTCTCCCAATGTCAGTATTTTGAGCGAAATTCCGGAGGAGCTGCATGATACCCTCAAGGGCTACCTCTCTCGGCATCCCGACTGGGATCAGGATCGGGTGGTCACGGCGGCACTCTCGCTGTTCCTGCTGCAAAACGGGGATACCGACCGACGGGCGGCACGCATTTATTTGGACAGCCTGTTTCGTCGTAGCTGA
- a CDS encoding RibD family protein — MKASRPHLVAIFAQSLDGKIASDRLQRPSFGSREDYRHLETQAAQQQALIMGAATLRAYGTSLRLRDPELLRQRVVQGLPPQPLTIICSASGELSPDLPFFRQPLTRWLWTTPSGAGAWPRGSGFEEVWVAPDWDLPARLLRLKTLGFDRVGVLGGGRLLGAFLQAQALDELWVTLAPVLLSGYPDPPASIEGWQVEGSPPQLELLECRQGSVELFLRYRLDWRNP, encoded by the coding sequence TTGAAGGCTTCTCGTCCCCATCTAGTTGCCATCTTCGCCCAAAGCTTGGATGGGAAAATCGCCTCTGATCGCTTGCAGCGCCCCTCCTTTGGTAGCCGAGAGGATTATCGGCACCTAGAAACCCAAGCTGCCCAGCAACAGGCTTTGATCATGGGGGCAGCCACCCTGCGGGCCTATGGCACCAGCCTGCGCCTCAGGGATCCAGAACTCTTGCGGCAACGAGTTGTACAGGGCTTACCCCCCCAACCCCTGACGATCATCTGTTCTGCCAGTGGGGAGCTATCCCCCGATTTGCCTTTTTTCCGACAACCCCTGACCCGCTGGCTCTGGACGACTCCATCAGGAGCGGGAGCATGGCCTCGGGGATCCGGCTTTGAAGAGGTCTGGGTGGCTCCGGATTGGGATTTACCGGCTCGACTGCTCCGCCTCAAGACCCTGGGCTTTGATCGGGTGGGGGTGTTGGGAGGGGGACGACTGCTGGGGGCTTTTCTGCAGGCTCAAGCACTGGATGAGTTGTGGGTAACCTTGGCCCCGGTACTCCTCAGTGGATATCCTGATCCGCCCGCCAGTATTGAGGGTTGGCAAGTGGAGGGATCCCCACCCCAGCTAGAACTGCTGGAGTGCCGTCAGGGATCTGTAGAGCTGTTTTTGCGCTACCGGCTGGACTGGCGGAATCCCTAA